One Fundulus heteroclitus isolate FHET01 unplaced genomic scaffold, MU-UCD_Fhet_4.1 scaffold_76, whole genome shotgun sequence DNA window includes the following coding sequences:
- the yy1b gene encoding transcriptional repressor protein YY1b isoform X1 — protein sequence MASGDTLYIETDGSEMPAEIVELHEIEVETIPVETIETTVVGGDDDDDDDDGQPMIALQPLVTDDPSSIHHHQEVILVQTREEVVGGDDSDLHTDGGGGFEDQILIPVPAPGVEDEYIEQTLVTVAGKSSVGRVKRAGGAGGKKAGKKSYLSGAEAGGRKWEQKQVQIKTLEGEFSVTMWASDDNKDIDHESVVEEQIVGDNSPPDYSEYMTGKKLPPGGIPGIDLSDPKQLAEFARMKPRKVKEDDAPRTIACPHKGCTKMFRDNSAMRKHLHTHGPRVHVCAECGKAFVESSKLKRHQLVHTGEKPFQCTFEGCGKRFSLDFNLRTHVRIHTGDRPYVCPFDGCNKKFAQSTNLKSHILTHAKAKNNQ from the exons ATGGCATCCGGAGATACGCTGTACATTGAGACAGACGGCTCGGAGATGCCTGCCGAGATCGTGGAGCTGCACGAAATAGAAGTGGAGACGATACCGGTGGAGACTATCGAGACCACGGTGGTCGGCGGGgatgacgacgacgacgacgacgacgggCAGCCTATGATTGCGCTGCAGCCGCTGGTCACGGACGACCCCAGCTCGATCCACCACCACCAGGAGGTTATCCTGGTCCAGACCCGGGAGGAGGTGGTCGGCGGCGACGACTCGGACCTGCACACGGACGGCGGGGGCGGATTCGAGGATCAGATCCTCATCCCGGTGCCGGCTCCCGGGGTCGAGGACGAATACATCGAGCAGACTTTAGTGACTGTGGCCGGGAAGAGCTCGGTGGGTCGGGTGAAGCGAGCAGGCGGCGCTGGGGGCAAGAAAGCGGGCAAAAAGAGCTATTTAAGCGGCGCCGAGGCTGGTGGGAGAAAATGGGAACAGAAGCAGGTGCAAATAAAGACTCTGGAGGGAGAATTTTCTGTTACAATGTGGGCATCGG ATGACAATAAAGACATCGACCACGAGTCGGTGGTGGAGGAGCAGATCGTCGGGGACAACTCTCCCCCGGACTACTCCGAGTACatgacggggaagaagctgcccCCTGGTGGCATCCCGGGGATCGACCTCTCCGACCCCAAACAGCTGGCTGAGTTCGCCAG AATGAAGCCCAGGAAGGTGAAAGAAGACGATGCTCCCCGGACGATAGCCTGTCCTCATAAA GGCTGCACGAAGATGTTCAGGGATAACTCGGCCATGAGGAAGCACCTGCATACCCACGGGCCCCGCGTGCACGTCTGCGCAGAGTGCGGCAAGGCGTTCGTCGAGAGCTCCAAGCTCAAGCGGCACCAGCTCGTCCACACGGGGGAGAAGCCCTTTCAG tgtACCTTTGAAGGCTGCGGGAAGAGGTTTTCTCTGGACTTCAACCTGCGTACACACGTGAGGATCCACACTGGCGACCGGCCCTACGTGTGCCCGTTCGACGGCTGCAATAAGAAATTCGCCCAGTCCACCAACCTGAAGTCTCACATTCTCACACACGCG
- the yy1b gene encoding transcriptional repressor protein YY1b isoform X2: MASGDTLYIETDGSEMPAEIVELHEIEVETIPVETIETTVVGGDDDDDDDDGQPMIALQPLVTDDPSSIHHHQEVILVQTREEVVGGDDSDLHTDGGGGFEDQILIPVPAPGVEDEYIEQTLVTVAGKSSVGRVKRAGGAGGKKAGKKSYLSGAEAGGRKWEQKQVQIKTLEGEFSVTMWASDIDHESVVEEQIVGDNSPPDYSEYMTGKKLPPGGIPGIDLSDPKQLAEFARMKPRKVKEDDAPRTIACPHKGCTKMFRDNSAMRKHLHTHGPRVHVCAECGKAFVESSKLKRHQLVHTGEKPFQCTFEGCGKRFSLDFNLRTHVRIHTGDRPYVCPFDGCNKKFAQSTNLKSHILTHAKAKNNQ, from the exons ATGGCATCCGGAGATACGCTGTACATTGAGACAGACGGCTCGGAGATGCCTGCCGAGATCGTGGAGCTGCACGAAATAGAAGTGGAGACGATACCGGTGGAGACTATCGAGACCACGGTGGTCGGCGGGgatgacgacgacgacgacgacgacgggCAGCCTATGATTGCGCTGCAGCCGCTGGTCACGGACGACCCCAGCTCGATCCACCACCACCAGGAGGTTATCCTGGTCCAGACCCGGGAGGAGGTGGTCGGCGGCGACGACTCGGACCTGCACACGGACGGCGGGGGCGGATTCGAGGATCAGATCCTCATCCCGGTGCCGGCTCCCGGGGTCGAGGACGAATACATCGAGCAGACTTTAGTGACTGTGGCCGGGAAGAGCTCGGTGGGTCGGGTGAAGCGAGCAGGCGGCGCTGGGGGCAAGAAAGCGGGCAAAAAGAGCTATTTAAGCGGCGCCGAGGCTGGTGGGAGAAAATGGGAACAGAAGCAGGTGCAAATAAAGACTCTGGAGGGAGAATTTTCTGTTACAATGTGGGCATCGG ACATCGACCACGAGTCGGTGGTGGAGGAGCAGATCGTCGGGGACAACTCTCCCCCGGACTACTCCGAGTACatgacggggaagaagctgcccCCTGGTGGCATCCCGGGGATCGACCTCTCCGACCCCAAACAGCTGGCTGAGTTCGCCAG AATGAAGCCCAGGAAGGTGAAAGAAGACGATGCTCCCCGGACGATAGCCTGTCCTCATAAA GGCTGCACGAAGATGTTCAGGGATAACTCGGCCATGAGGAAGCACCTGCATACCCACGGGCCCCGCGTGCACGTCTGCGCAGAGTGCGGCAAGGCGTTCGTCGAGAGCTCCAAGCTCAAGCGGCACCAGCTCGTCCACACGGGGGAGAAGCCCTTTCAG tgtACCTTTGAAGGCTGCGGGAAGAGGTTTTCTCTGGACTTCAACCTGCGTACACACGTGAGGATCCACACTGGCGACCGGCCCTACGTGTGCCCGTTCGACGGCTGCAATAAGAAATTCGCCCAGTCCACCAACCTGAAGTCTCACATTCTCACACACGCG